In Dermacentor variabilis isolate Ectoservices chromosome 10, ASM5094787v1, whole genome shotgun sequence, the genomic window ACCATCCTATACCTCGCCGAGAGATTCTTCTCAGTTGCATACGGTGGCACGACACGCATGTTTTGATACTTCAATGTTTAGGAacctcggcaaaaaaaaaaaaaaaaatatgacaaggCTCGCATGCAAGCATAGGTCAACGCCTTGACAATGACTGCCACATACCTGTATGGACAATCCGCAAGCGACAGCCCCCACAAAGATCCGCAGAGAAGCCAAGAGTAACACTCACCGAtctgaaagagagaaaaagaaaaaaagaaataaaggttaCTCATGAGACAACCTGGTACGTAAATGACAAGTCACTCGAAATATCGGCCACTAGCGTTCATTTAACCCATTTGCGTCCGAACACATTACAGGAAATTTGCAGCCATGGGTGCACAGTCAGCTTTAGTGCTTCAATTAAAGAGCAGCACCACATCAATTAGAGCCTGGCACGAGGTAATATTTCAAAAGTGTATTTCAGTTTGCCGGAAGGGGGACGATTTCTGGTTTAGAAAACGAAAGACGAGcttgccttttatttatttaaaatttttttaatgttcgcTCGTACTTAGGCCATTTTGGTGCAGGAAAACTGCGCATTTCTTCTATGTATTGATAGAAAGTTGACCACGCCTACGCAACTGCGCTCTCAAAATCCATCACGCCCAGCTGGTTGGGGAAACTTGAAGCCGGCGTCGCgtcccctctttctttttttcttctttcgttttcgCATCTTTCCTGTCCCATCGAGCCTCCTTCCGCGGCAGTCGAGGCCGTTTAGCgtcgaacaacaacaacaacaacaacaacaacaacaacaacaacaacaacaacaacaacaacaacaacaacaacaacaacaacaacaacaacaacaacaacaacaacacgtgGTTCAGAAATCATTTAACTTTTTCGCAAATACAATGCATAGCGGTTTTTCAAAGGGTCACCGTTCCAAGTTATGGGCGACGTATTTGGCCAGCCGGAAGGCGGAGACCACGACCGTGTGTACGTATTCAATCGAAGTCCCTTCAATGGATTCATTCATTACATTATTTCAGTTTCCCGCCCTACTCAACTTTAGATGCTTTCTCCACTTTCGCATGTACACAGTAATTACGGTAATAGAACAGACAAGTGGACCAAAACCCGCGCTAGTAAAGATAATGGACATCGTCATCACAAATATAAGAAGTGATGCGCAAACGCGGTTGGCATATTAAAATAACGCTGATATTTCGGTCGTATGTGCCAATGAGTGAAGACGAAAAATAGCTAAGACATGCTACAATACTGCATAAGGTAGGCAAAATTAGATTACTGCAGAATACCCACCATTAGGCCATTATTAAAGCAAAAAAGTATTGCTATTACTGTTCTCTGTTCACTACAACTCTCACAGCAGTCGGCGCGCTTTATACTTTGCGGTTTCTACAGTGACACCAGCAGGTCACAAAATGGAAAATCTATTTGAGATTTCATGGTAACTTTTACTCAATATTCTTTGTAGGAATGTGAAAGCTATGTGCCACAATTAAAAAACAAATATTTAGGCAGTAACGACTCACGAGGAGTTTTATATATAGTACTTTTAGCCTACATTTGGCCTCTACATGGCCTACATTTAGCCTCTACGCTTCGCATAAATAGTGGTCATTAGCATTGCACAGCTATAGGTTTCCAGGCGGTGAGGAACAGACTATGGACATTATGCAAATGACGAAATTATCTAGACAGTATGTACAGATGGCATAGATGAATTTGTGCAGTAGTTTCAGAGGCTGGCAGGATAACTTCCCGTAAGTGGGCATGACAATAGCCGCAACATGATTTCTAGAagcgaagacgaagacgaaggagaagaagaaagtgGGAACTGGGTGAAAGTGACTTCTTTATTTTGGCCTGCCACAGTTTCAAGCGATGAAGCCGACGGGATTTAGAGAACGCCTTGTAAGTAGTACGCTTGTATCCTGAATCCACTTCATTATATGCCTGCCACTCGGACAAAAAGCTACATGAAATGCCCAGGATGTAATACGAAGTTGACGGCTGTACTGCTTCAGCAGAGGCGGCGGGCGTGCCTTCGTAATCTGTGGCAAGGGCGCTGCGTCACCCTTGATAaatctgattgattgattgattgattgattgattgattgattgattgattgattgattgattgattgattgatattgcGGCTATGAGGCGTCGTAGTGGATAGCTGTGAGTTCACTTTGACTACCTAGAGTTCTTGCATACGAAGTGCAAGAACTTCTCTAAACTGAATGTAAGAAGGCTACCTTGCTCTTTACACGTGTTCGTACTAGCAAAAATAGTCTAAAGTGATTACGCCGAAGAGAAAAGGCCTTGTATTTGCAGCGAGCTTGccgcatttctttatttcctttaaaaGATAAAGAGAATTCCACAGATAACGGTAATACCAAAAAAGCTTTTGGTGCAGGGCTCCGTAGCATGTAAAGTTCCCGCTTTACCATTTTTGAAATTTACAGGTTCACGGTAATATATGTAGAAAAAGAAATCTTGAGGCCTAATCGAAATTCACTTTCCAACGTCACTAAAACttcgctttctctctcaaatggaaGTACTTCATGCAAGTCGGTTCTTCCGTTATGTTGTGTATTGAAATCATTTCCTTATTTTAGGTGACATAGAATAGGAAAATATCCAGTTGAACTCGAACTAAAGCTCCCGAGAATGGCCCCTATACAAACATTTGTGAGTTGTTCTGCAGGTAAACAAGCCGGAAAGCGACTCCGTGTCACAAGCTACTTCGTCTCAGACGCCGTACCGAAGCTCTCCGCGGACGTCGAAAGGGGTCAAGTCTCAGAGGACTTCTGCAGGGGCCACGTCTCAGGTGACGTCACAGGCTACGCCGTCGACGTCGAGCCAGTGGAAGACGCCATCTTGGTGGTCGGCGGTCACTCCGAAATTGACCGAAACGCGCTTGCAAGGCGAGCCGGACATCCCCGCCACGGCACCGGACACGTCCGGAACCTGCCTGACAGCGTTCGAGATGGCTGAGAAGGCTGCCTTCCAGAAGCTGAGTGCGAACGTGAAGGTGTGGAACTGGCACGTAATTTAGAAGCCGTAGGaacactaccgcgtgcctcacgCGGGCAATACAATGACACTCAGCTAGTATAAAGATTGGGAAACGCGTACAAGGTATTTTAATTTGATACTAAAGTTGGTCATTTATGTCTTGTCACTGATCACGCAACGACAGACCGAAACGTGCGTGTTTCGTCTGAGCACGAAACTCACCTCAGGGAATACGAGATCGTATTAACCTGGGAGCTACACCGACTACAGTTGCTCAGTATGTGACGACGAGAGGCAGAAAAGGAGGGCGCGGTCGGCGCGCATGCCAGTGGTAGTTGAGCTGGGCGCGCGTGGGTACGGTTGACATTTTGTTGAAGACCGAAGTGCTCCGCTAAAACGATTTGATGGAGTATACCagtgctgtgtcttaccagtactcacctacggggcagaaacctggaggctcacgaaaagggttctacttaaattgaggacaacgcaacgagctatggaaagaagaatgatgggtgtaacgttaagggataagaaaagagcagatttggtgagaggacaaacgcgagttaatgacaccttagttgaaatcaagaaaaagaaatgggggggggggggtggcatgggcaggacatgtaatgaggagggaagataaccggtggtcattaagggttacggactgtattcgaagagaagggaagcgtagcagggggcggcagaaagttaggagggcggatgagattcagaagtgtgcagggacaacatagccacaattaacacatgaccggggtagttggagaagtatgggagaggcctttgccctgcagtgggcgtaaccaggcttatgatgatgatgatgatgatgatggtgatgatgatgatcagtgcTGTGCCTTGACCTGCCTGCCCCTGCTTTCCCGTTGGCCAGAAGGCGCCACCGAACCAAAATTCTGTAAGGGAGCCAATTTTCACAGTCGACATTTTTGCACAGCTACAAATAGCATAACGGTGCTTATTAAGGGGTCGCTCCAGCGCCGGCCTTATCTGGGCCCGTAGCTCCTGGGCTTGGGTCCAGGTCAGGTCCGAGCCCCGTTCAAGCCCGGGACGTGCACCTGGCCGAGCCCAGACTCTTGAGCAAGCCCGAGCCCGAGCAGTGATGTAATCCTAAACCCTGATAGCTTTAGGAATAATCGGTTTTGCAGACAGTTTGATTATAAATTGGAGAATTGTGTTAGAAAGTGGAATTGCTACTTTATGTCTACGGTCAGCATGTAATGACATGCTCAATCTAAACACGGTAACTTTCATGAAGGTGTACATCTTAATATCTTAAACCAGCGCTCTTCAGCTTAAACATTAAAAACAACCACGCGGGATTGGACGTCTTGGATATTTTTTCTTCGGTTGCAAGATTGCATTCATGTTACTAAAATTTTTAGGAGGAACAAGAGCACAACTTTGACACCAGACATCATGTTATGCATGTAGTAACATGAGCTCTGGAACAGCAGTTACGTGTGCTTCACTCCTGTAAATTTTGCTTAGATGGATGTCAATTTCGggcacaaagaaaaatattcAGAACATAAAACACTCTCGAATAAAATCAATACTTTAGGTAAAAAGTACCGGTTCCTTATAACACGTGGAAGTTTACACTTTTTCGAAAGCAATAAAAATGATTGTATGCTCATGAGACCTGAAGATAGCTCAGGGACATAATCTCTTTTAGAGTTGATACTCATTGCCGCCTGGTACTTTACTACCGCGAAAAATCAGTTTCCTTAAAATACCACTGTTGCGATGCTAGAAGCAGCATATTCATGTGCGTGAACAAAGTAACCTTATCTGCCTCACGTGTGTTATGGTAAACACTGTTTCCTATGCATAAGCACAAAGATAAAGGTGCAACATCCTGTGGTTGCATGGTTGCCATGTTGGCGCTGCGTCCCTAGATTTTTCATGTCACATTTTCGGTTCTCCAGACACTCTTCATGGTTCTCAATTTTCATCGTATGTAGTGAGACAACGGCTTATGTCAAAATTGGCGCCAATTTCCTCCAAAGCTGGCGCCAAGAATACGATTAGACCACTGCCACAAAGTTCTGCATGCGTTCTTTTAAAAATCATATTGCTGCATAAGTGGGGTGAATGGTGCATGGGGCGAATACGTTATATGATCGCTTCCCAGCTCATCTGGAGATGGATTGAATGCACTGTGCAATCAACAAGTGAAACGTGCCTCAGGgggatacattggcgtttctcttGCGAAAGCGCAGGCAACGCCAGAGCTTAGCACTAGGCGACGACGGAACCTTCCATCGGGCCAGggctacgacgacgacgacgacgacgacgacgacatcgaCCTCGCAGCCATCGAGGCCGCGGGAAAGCGCGTCCGTTACTTCATGGGATCGCTGGGTGCCCTCGTCGTCCTGTTCGCTGTGCTGGTAGTGGTCCTGCCGTTCTTCACAGAGCCGATGGCCATGGACCCGGGCACCGCGGTGTGCGCCTCGCCGATTTGCGCCCTGTACGGCCTGCGTCTCTCGACTTCGGTGAACGAGTCGAGCGAGCCCTGTCGGGACTTTTACGAGTTCGCCTGCGGTGGCTGGAGTCAAGTGCACGATGGCACGTCAGCGCTCACAGTGATGGCCGACGCCTTTCTCGACCAGCTGGTCGCGAACCTCCGCGAGTTGTCCGCGGGGAGTGACGGAAACCAGACGGCAGTGATGAAGGCGGCCATACTCTACCAgacatgcgaggctgtggttCGTCACGGAAGGGACGAACTGCCACAGTTTCGAAATATACTGGACGCCGTTAACCTGCGATGGCCGCGAGAGACCGGACAGCCGAAGCTACTGGACATCCTAATCAATCTGGCAGCGGAGAAAGGATACGCTCCAGTCTTCGAATTGCGTTACAACGCGAGTAGCCACCAGCTATGCATCGAACCAATTTACCAGCTAAAGCGCATATTCGATATGAGGGCCACGCAGAGAGACATAGGGAAGTACTGGAGCTACTACGTAGTGTACTGCTCCGTCTTCGGAATGACCTCACCCCGAAAGAGTGTCTTTGATGAGTTAGACGCGCTAGAGTCGGCTGCCATTCCATATATAGACGATGCGTACCGGACAGGCAGGCCGGTGACACGCTTCTTTGATTCGCTGGACAACATGGTTGCAGAGATGGGAGGCTTCGGTATCGAAGAGTGGTTGGAGGCTACAAACCGTCACGTGGGTGTCGTCAGGAGTATCAACGTCACGCACTGGCAAGCGCTCAAAGTTCTAGGCACACTAGCGGCTGCTTTGGGCAGCGCGTCCCTATTTCGCTGCCTCGAGTGGTGGATAGTGCAGGACCTGGGACCCTGGTTCCACGGGGAGTTGGCGGCGTTAGAGTACGGCGGCTCGAGGCACTCGCACGACCTGCGCGCGCGACAGTGCCTCGGACTCGTGGAGCGATACATGGGCGTGATAGCGTGGGCACCGGTCTCAACTCCCACCGACGTCGTGGATGACGTCACGCACGTTGTTCGTGCCGTCTGGAAAGCTACCCCATTCGGCAGCGCATCCAACGGTAATGACGGATTGTCGATGCTCGTACCAGAATCGCCACCCGCTGCACACTTCGTAACTCAGAAAACAGTCGAGAAGATGGTGTCGCTCTACGAGCAGTATCCCGCCATGACGAAGGCCAGCTTCGCGGAGAACTTTATGAAAGCGATGAGGACGCGTCACTCGCTGCGCTCGCAATTCAACCGAGAGACGGTCTCTTTCTCTTCCAGGATGTCGATGGCCGCGGCGCCGGTCGAAGTCTACGATTCTCAAGAGCGCAAACTGATCATGTTTCCGTTCGCGCTGACTTCTCCCCTTTACGAAGACGGAATCGTCGCGAGCGTCAAGTTTGCCGGCCTCGGTTCCAAGATCGCCGACGCCATATTTAGGAACGCTACTTCGGCGTACAGGTCCTCGCACGGAGGCCAGCTGCCAGCTTTGCTGGCCGATTTCGTCGCCTGCCTCAGGGCTTCGTACGCCGAGCCGAACACTGACAACCGCGTCGCTACGCCAGAGCTCGACCACATCTCCCGAGCGTTCGCGCTCGAAAGTTCGTGGCGCGCGTTTCGCGCCGAAGCCTTACAGGGCGGCGGAGGAGAAGACGTGCGACTGAAGAACTTCGACGGCTACAGCGCGGAGAAGACCTTCTTCGTGACGTGGTGTCACGTACTGTGCTCCACCGACGAGCCCGGCATGGCGAAGCGCTCCTGCAACGCGGCGCTCAAACAGAGCAGCGACTTCGCGGAGGTGTTTCGTTGCGAGAAAGCGGACGCCGTGGTTAGTTCGGACAGTTGCAGAGTCCCTTGGGCTCTCGACTAAGGAGAGTAGTGACTACGTGGCCACTGATGGTGAACAATGTACGTGTTGCGGTTCTGTGCATACTTGCCAGTGGCGCGATTCCTGCGGGCTAGTTCAATAAGGGCGCATGACCAACGCAGACGCGCCTTTACACGAATGTGTCATTCCAAGAGCATTTTACAGACTATCTGCTGATCGTGCATATTCGAAATCAGACGATCCCTCCTGGAAAGCTCACTTTCCGTTTTAGTAGTGTCATTTTCTCTGGACAAGTATGCATAACGAATCAGCCTACGATTGTAGATGTGCAGTGTATCGAAAGATTAAGTCCTACCACATCTTGTAGAGTGGCCAACAAGCGCTGCCAGTATAGATATGCAACCCACCCAGAGGCTTGACAAATAAAACCTCAGACGTGTAGAAACCCAACGACTAGAGACTCGTCTGCGTCGAACACGAGATGTGTCGCAGTATGCGGCAGTACAAATTATGCGGTACAGGCCACTTCGACGTGTTATCAGATCAAGCATTCAGGAAAAAAAGTTCTCACGCTATAGAATCGTTCGTAAAAGCAGAAGGCAGCCAATCGTGACGTTGAACATATTACGCTAGCAAAGAGCACTCACCAATGAAAAGCTATGTATCAAAAATCGTCTCAGGTGTTCAAATCTCAAAGCTAGCATAATACCTGCATGTATACGCATGTCAAGTTCCAAACATACAGTAATGATGTCTTCAAGTAACAGATGGTGTACTGTCACTGCAATCACACATTTGCCAAAGATGATTGGAGAACTATATTTGCTTAACCCCACCACGCCGCGCACCGTTCCATAAATATGGAGAGACGCGGATAATTTGCTGCTTCCGGTCACCAAAAAGCGCCGTGCAGATAGCTTCGGAGACGTCCTTCAACAAACCTCGAGTCTGTCTGAGCTCTTAGAATAGTTAGCAGCCGAAACTCACTGGTCTCTTTCACGCGCAGAAATACTGCACAGCGCTCATGCGGCAGCGCGTTCGCCACGAGACCACGTATATAGGGGTCTGTTCAACCACGCACAAGTTTTCACGAGTGCCGATTCTGCGCTCAACACACACCGTCGCGGCCCCATAGAACCCCGAATAGAGACGTGGTCACATTAGTCTTCTGCTCTCCGCCGAAGCATTCACCATCCGCACCAAAAGCAACGGGCCAAGAGCGTAGACGCCGTTACTACTCCGCTACTACTCCCCGCAGGAGCGCTTTTGTTCGATCGTGCGCGCACAAGCACACGCGGACGGTGGTCCGAACGACCGCCCACTCCCCTTCTAACGGTTCATTACCGTCTGGGGCTCCCAGGCCAGCATCGCACACGCTAaggaccgagagagagagagagggtttcGCCAGTCTACGCCTTCCCTTATTCAGTGCTGCGCGAGCGGCTGCTCGCGCACAAGCTCCTTCGCATGCCATAGAGAGAGAATGAGTCACGCGCGATGGACGAGCGAGGCAGAATCGCCGCTCGTCCGTCCACGTCCCCTTCTATTCTGGTTAAGGGCGTGATTCAGGGCACGGGCTTGCACTACCGGCACTGCCAGCCAGCAGCAGCGCCACTGCCGCCGATGCATTTTCCCGAACCGTGTGTGGTGCGTGCCTCGAATGCTCATGCTTCTCCGCGCGCCGGCAGGCTAGTCTTTTGTGGTCGCACGGCGGCGGCGGTCGCCGAGTCGCGGGGCGGTGTGTACGAGTCTCGCTGTGCGATAACAGTATGCACGCCGGTGAGCGTGCGGGATGGCCCGCTGGTTTAGTACGGCTGGTAGATGCTGTATAGACGCCGCAGCTGAAGTCGAGGTGTCGCAGTATGTCGTCGTAATAGCTGCCAAGGTTGGTCGTTATGTGTCCTCGTTACGTGCTCTCACGCCAACGATGAAAACACTGTTAAAGGGACGTTAAAGGGGAACGTCATGTTAAGCTGTGTTAGTAAGACGCGCTCCAATCAAAAGCGATAGGTTACTCTTGCCCCGAGAGGAGAGGCAAAAAAATGAAAGGTACAGCCAGAAGGGCGTAAAGCCACATGTTGCATCGGAATGTACCACTACTACTGGTCTCTCCGTTTTCCGAGTGTGGGAACCCTTAACTGGAAGCAACTCCGCACGTTCGATCATAGATGAAGGTGTAGAGCCTAGATGTCAGTGGCACATCGTTCGATCGTTGTTCGAGAAACATCACTATCGGGTCGTCGTTGTCTCGAATGTtcgtggcacatacccgcagtgggAAATGCGTGACTGGCCACGACCTGAGTGCTTATCGGGCGTCGGCTTATAATCGCGACTCAACCGCATCTCCTTACTTCTTTTTTCAAAGGTAACAAAACGAAAACTGGAAGAGAAAGCCACGAGAAAAGTAATAATGGTCTGAACGCAGTATATCGAATGGTCCAAGAATTTATTATAGCTGTATGTTTTGGGCATAATTTCCTACGC contains:
- the LOC142559901 gene encoding neprilysin-1-like — translated: MTHDAESETVNKPESDSVSQATSSQTPYRSSPRTSKGVKSQRTSAGATSQVTSQATPSTSSQWKTPSWWSAVTPKLTETRLQGEPDIPATAPDTSGTCLTAFEMAEKAAFQKLSANVKATPELSTRRRRNLPSGQGYDDDDDDDDDIDLAAIEAAGKRVRYFMGSLGALVVLFAVLVVVLPFFTEPMAMDPGTAVCASPICALYGLRLSTSVNESSEPCRDFYEFACGGWSQVHDGTSALTVMADAFLDQLVANLRELSAGSDGNQTAVMKAAILYQTCEAVVRHGRDELPQFRNILDAVNLRWPRETGQPKLLDILINLAAEKGYAPVFELRYNASSHQLCIEPIYQLKRIFDMRATQRDIGKYWSYYVVYCSVFGMTSPRKSVFDELDALESAAIPYIDDAYRTGRPVTRFFDSLDNMVAEMGGFGIEEWLEATNRHVGVVRSINVTHWQALKVLGTLAAALGSASLFRCLEWWIVQDLGPWFHGELAALEYGGSRHSHDLRARQCLGLVERYMGVIAWAPVSTPTDVVDDVTHVVRAVWKATPFGSASNGNDGLSMLVPESPPAAHFVTQKTVEKMVSLYEQYPAMTKASFAENFMKAMRTRHSLRSQFNRETVSFSSRMSMAAAPVEVYDSQERKLIMFPFALTSPLYEDGIVASVKFAGLGSKIADAIFRNATSAYRSSHGGQLPALLADFVACLRASYAEPNTDNRVATPELDHISRAFALESSWRAFRAEALQGGGGEDVRLKNFDGYSAEKTFFVTWCHVLCSTDEPGMAKRSCNAALKQSSDFAEVFRCEKADAVVSSDSCRVPWALD